In Streptomyces camelliae, the sequence GGCCATGGTGAGGTTCCAGTCGGTGTGGTGAGCGCCTTTGAAGGACTCCAGGCCGTAACTGAGGGTCCAGGCGGCCGGGTTCTCCGAGGCGTAGATCTGGGGGCCGAAGTAGTCGTTCCAGGCGTTGAAGAACTGGAAGAGGGCCACCGCTGCGATGCCGGGCTTCGCCATCGGGAGGACGACTTTCAGCAGGGTGCGCAGGTCGCCGCAGCCGTCCACCTTCGCCGCGTCCAGGTACTCGTTGGGGATCGTCATCAGGAACTGGCGGAGGAGGAAGATCGAGAACGCGTCCCCGAATGAGAGCGGGATGATCAGCGGCCACAGGGTGCCGGACAGGTCCAGCTGCTTTGCCCAGAACAGGTACATCGGGATGACCACCACCTGGGGCGGCAGCATCATCATCGAGATCACCAGCATGAGCGACAGATTGCGGCCCCGGAAGCGGAACTTGGCCAGCGCGTACGCCACCGGGATCGAGGACAGGACCACGAGGACCGTACCCGCGCCGGCGTAGATCAGGGTGTTCTTCCACCAGGTCAGGAAGCCCGGGGTGTCGAAGACCTTGCGGTAGTTGGCCCACTCCCAGGTGTGCGGGATCAGGTCCCGGCTGAGGGCCTGGTCGTCGCTCATGAGCGAGGTCAGGAAGACGAAGACGAAGGGGAGGGTGAAGAACAGGGCCGCGGCGATGCCGAGGGAGTGGATGGCTATCCATTCCAGGAGCGCCTTGCGGCGGGCCGTGCGTTCGGCGGGGGAGGCCGGGGTCTTCAACTCCACCGGCCGGTCCAGTACTTGGGTCATCTGTCAGTCACCTGCCTGGATGAGTCCGCCGCGGCGCCGCATCAGGAACGCGGTGAAGGCCATGGAGAGGGCGAACAGGACGAGCGCGACCACACAGGCCGAGCCGTAGTCGAAGCGCTGGAAGCCCAGGTTGTAGACGAGTTGGGGGAGGGTGAGCGTCGACCTCTCGGGGTAGCCGGGCTCGAACATGGTGCCCGCGCCCTGGATCACGCCCGACGCGACCTTTCCGGCGACCAGCGGCTGGGTGTAGCACTGCATCGCCGCGATCACCCCGGTGACCACCGCGAACATGATGATCGGCGAGATGTTCGGGATCGTGACGAACCGGAACCGCTGCCACGCCGAGGCCCCGTCCAGCTCGGCCGCCTCGTACTGCTCCTTCGGTACGTCGAGCAGCGCGGCCATGAAGATGACCATCAGGTCGCCCACGCCCCACAGGAAGAGGAGAGTGAGGGCCGGCTTGGACCAGTTCGGGTCGTTGAACCAGCCCGGGGCCGGGATGCCGATCTTCTCCAGGATCGAGTTGACCGGGCCGGTACCGGGGTTGAGGAGGAAGGCGAAGGCCATCGTGGCCGCCACCGGCGGGGCCAGGTAGGGCAGGTAGAAGAGGGTGCGGAAGACACCCGTGCCGGTCTTGATCTTCGTGATGAGGAGGCCGATGCCCAGTCCGAAGAGGACCCGCAGGGTCACCGTGACCACCACCAGCCACAGGGTGTTGCGCAGGGCCGGCCAGAAGTAGGGGTAGTGCTCGAAGACGTACGTCCAGTTCTTCGTCCCGCTCCACGTCGGCGGTTTGAAGCCGTCGTAGTGCATGAAGGAGAAATAGACCGTCGAGATCAGCGGATAGGCGAAGAAGACCGCGAAGCCGATCAACCAGGGTGACATGAAAGCGGCCGTACGCAGTGCCTTTTTCCGCCGCTTCGCAGCGAGGCCAGACCGGCGGCGCTTCGACGCAAGGGTGATCGTGGCCATTACTTCGCCTGCGCGATGTCCGTGTCGATCTGCGCGGCCGTCCTCATCAGGCCCGCCTTGAGGTCGGTGACCTTTCCGCTCTCGTAGTCGTAGCCGAAGTTCTGGATCGTCGTGAGATACACGCCGCCGTTGATGGACGCCGGAGAGGTGGTCGAGTCCGGGTTCGCGGCGATGTCCAGGAACGTCTTGAAGCGCGGGTCGTACGTCAGCTTCGGGGACTTCAGGGCGGCCAGCGTCGAGGGCACGTTGTGGATGGCGTTGGAGAAGTTCACCACCGCGTCCGTGTCCGTGGTCATGTACTTCACCAGCTCCCAGGCCGCGTTCTGCTTGTGGCTGGTGGCGGCGATACCCGCGATGGTGCCGGTGATGTAGCCCTTGCCGTACTGCGCGGCCTGGTCGTCGGGCACGGGCAGCGGGGCGACCCCGATGTCGAAGCTCGGCTTGGCGGCCAGCGCCATCCCGAGCCGCCACTCGCCGTCGAGCTGCATGGCGACCTGACCGGTGTGGAAGGGGTGCTTCGGGCCCCACTCGTCACCGAGGGTCGACCGGAACCTCTCCAGCCGCTGGAATCCGCCGAGTTCGTCCACGAGCCGCTTCTGCAGGGTGAATCCCTTTTCGAAGGCGGGGTCCTTGGCGAGGTTCGACTTTCCGTTCTTGTCGAAGTACGTCGGCGAGAACTGCGCGAAGTAGTGCTCGGTGGTGGATTCCCAGCCGTGGTAGTCCGGCATGAACCCGAGCTGCTTGTAGGAATCCCCGTCGGGAACGGTCAGCTTCTTGGCGTCGGCCTCGAACTCGCTCCACGTCTTGGGCGGTCCGGCGATGCCGGCCTTCTTGAAGGCGGTCTTGTTGTAGTAGAGCCCGTACGCGTCACCGAGCAGCGGCACCGTGCAGCGGTTGCCCTCGAACTGGGTGTACTCGTTCATCGTCTTCGGGAAGGTCGCGGCGGGATCGATCCCGGACTTCTTGAAGAAGGGGTTGAGATCGACCAGTGCGCCCGAGGAGCAGAACTTGCCCACGTTGTTGGTGGTGAAGGAGGAGATGACGTCCGGGGCGTCGCTGCCGCCGGAGCGCAGTGCCTGATTGATCTTGTCGTCGGTCATGTCGCCGACGATGTGCACATGGATGTTGGGGTGCGCCTTCTCGAAACCGGCGACGAGCTTCCTGACCGCCTGCACCTCGTTCGGCGCGCTCCAGGCGTGCCAGAAGTTGATCGTCGTGTCCTTCGAGGCGTCGTCCGTGGCGCCGGAGCCGGACTGCCCCGTACAGGCGGTGGTGAGCAGGGCGAGGGAGGCGGTGAGGGCGAAAGCCGCTTTTCGGGCAGCTGAGGGTATGACTTCGGGCATGACGAGGTCTCCCAGGGACGGGGTCGGGAAAACGGGGGGTGGGGGGCGCTCTAGCGCGAGGTGTCGAAGACCTCGTCGCGGGTGGTGCCGAGCGCGGACTCCAACGCGCCGCGCAGGACGGGGTGTTCGTGGACGTCGCCGACGACCAGCCGGGGCCGGGCCGCCGCCAGTTCCGCCAGCTCGGCCTGGACGAGGGCGCGCAGCACCTCGCCGCCGGCTGTCAGGATGGAGCCGCTGAGGACGACGAGTTCGGGGTCGAGGACGGAGACGAGCGAGGCGAGACCGGTGGCCAGCCGGGTCGCGTAGGTCTCCAGCAGCTCCCGGTAGGGGCCGGAGGCGTGATCGGCGGCGCGGGCCACGAGTGCGGTGGCGGCCTCGGCGTGGGGCCCCGGCGGTACGTCCGTGATGCCGAGCTCGCGGGCCAGCGCGGGCACGGCCTGGGAGCCGGCCAGCTCCTGGTAGCCGCCGCTGTTGGCCTTGGTCACCTGGCGCACCAGGGGCGTGCCCGGCACCGGCAGGAAGCCGACCTCGCCGGCGCCGCCGGTCCAGCCCCGGTGCAGCCGGCCGCCGAGGACCAGGGCGGCGCCGAGACCCTCCTGGCTCCACAGCAGCACGAAGTCCCCGTGGCCCTTGGCGGCGCCGAGCCGCTGTTCGGCGAGGGCGACGAGGTTGACGTCGTTCTCGTACTCCACCGGCATCGGCAGCGCGGCGGCGAGCTCGTCCAGCAGCGTGGGGGAGTGCCAGCCGGGCAGGTGGGAGGCGTAGCGCAGCCGCCCGGTGTTGGGGTCGAAGGCGCCGGGGGTGCCGATGACGAGCCGGTGTACGTCGGCCCGCGCGAGCCCGGCCGCCTTCACCGCCCCGTCGAGCGCGTCGGTGACCTGCTGGACGACGGGACGCGCGGGATGCCGCCCGGGGGTGGGCAGCTCGTACTCGCCCACGGTCCGGCCGGTGATGTCGGCGACGGCGGCGCGGATGCGGTGCGGGGCGACGTCGAGCCCGGCGGCGTACGCGGCGGCGGGGTCGACCGCGTACAGCTGGGCGTTGGGGCCCGGCCGGCCCTCGCTGGTGCCGGTGACCCGGACCAGTCCGGCCGCCTCCAGGCGGGCCAGCAGCTGGGAGGCGGTGGGCTTGGACAGTCCGGTGAGCTTGCCGATCCGGGTGCGCGACAGCGGCCCGTGCTCCAGCAGGAGGTCCAGGGCGGCGCGGTCGTTCATGGCGCGCAGGACGCGCGGGGTGCCCGGCGTACCGGCGGTTCCTGCCATGGGGTCCACACCTGCCTCTCCAGCCGCCCAGCTTCCCAGTGACCCGGGCGTGGCGTCCAGCCTTGATCACCGGCCGCCGGAAGATCACTGTTAGGAAAGTTTCCTATCGCGGTGCGAGGAAGGTAAGCCCAGGACGAAGGGGGCGTCAATAGACAACGCCCCCGAGGCGACGGAGTCGTTGTCTCGGGAGCGACGGGAGGGGCTCAGCGGTCCAGGAACGGGGCGGTGTCGAGGGTGGGGTAGGGGGCGGGGAGGGGGAGGGGGTCGCCGAGGGTGACTTTGGTGTCGGTGGCGTAGTAGGCCTCGGTGGGGTCGTCACCGGGGAGGACGGGGTCGGTGAAGCAGTGGGCCGTCTTGGAGTGGCGGTTGATCAGGACGTAGACCGGGACACCGGCGGCTGCGTAGGCGCGGAACTTGGGGCCGGTGTCGGTCTTGTGGTTGGTGGAGGTGACTTCGCCGGCGAGGGCGAGCATGTCGATGGGGTACCAGCCTCCGTGGGCCGCGAGGTATGCCCTGTCGAGATCCGTCGGCCTGCGTCGGCGGACGTAGAAGTCTGGGCCGAGGAGGGCCATGGTTGTGCCATCGGGATGAGCGGCACGATAGCCGTTGCCAAAGCCCACGAGGCGGAATCCGGCCGCGCGCAGCTGGTAGTGCAACTCTCCGACGCCGTCGTTGTGATCGTCGTTCGGGAACGGCGGCACGACGGCCACCCCCTCGATGTATTCGGGTCGAATCGGCATCGGCGACGCCTCTTCGATCGCGTTCAACAGGTCGATGGGGTCCACCTGCGTCATGACCGGCTCCATGATCGGTTCGGCGCTCATCGCTTCTCCTTGTCGCACTGATGCCAGGCTAAGCCCGCGTGGGGCGCCCCGGCAGAACGATGGGGCACCCCGGACGCCCTCCGCGCCGGAATGCCCCACCTGTTCACTCGAACGAGCGTGCTGAACCGTTCCGCTACTTCCCGGGCGGAGCCGACTGCTGCGGAGCGATCGGTGCCGTCGCCTTCGCCTGTGCGGAGTCCGCGTTGGAGAAGGCCGACGGGGCCGCGACCGACGCCGTCGGGTCGGGGGTGTCCTCCGCGTCCTCCACCGAGGTCGCACCGCCCACGATGCGGATCCGCGCCTCGTCGAAGGCCCGCTTGATCCGCCAGCGCAGCTCGCGCTCGACCGACACCGCCTTGCCCGGCATCGTCTTCGCCGAGACCCGGACGACCATGGAGTCGATCAGCACCGAGTCCAGGCCGAGGATCTCGATCGGGCCCCACAGCAGCTCGCTCCAGGGCTCTTCCTTGCTCATGTGTTCGGCGACCACGTCCAGGGTCTCCTTGACCTTGTCCAGGTCCTCACCGGAGCGCACGGTCACATCGACCCCGGCCGTCGCCCAGCCCTGCGAGAGGTTGCCGATGCGCTTGACCTCGCCGTTGCGGACGTACCAGATCTCGCCGTCCGAACCGCGCAGCTTGGTCACGCGCAGCCCGACCTCGATCACCTCGCCGGTCGCGACGCCCGCGTCGATCACGTCACCGACGCCGTACTGGTCCTCCAGGATCATGAACACGCCGGACAGGAAGTCCGTGACCAGGTTCCGCGCGCCGAAACCGATCGCCACGCCGGCCACACCGGCCGACGCCAGCAGCGGGGCCAGGTTGATCTTGAAGGTGGACAGCACCATCAGTGCCGCCGTACCCATGATCAGGAAGCTGGCGACCGAGCGGAGCACGGAGCCGATCGCCGCCGACCGCTGCCGGCGCCGCTCGGCGTTGACCAGCAGCCCGCCCAGCGCGGTGCCGTCCACGGCCTGCGCGGTCCGGGCCATCCGGTCGATCAGCTTGGTGATCGCCCGTCGCACCACCGCTCTGAGGGCGACCGCGATGACCACGATCAGCAGGATCTGCAGACCCATCGCGAGCCACGTCGACCAGTTCTGCTCGACCCAGCTCGCCGCGTTCGTCGCGCTCTGCTGAGCGTCCTGGAGCGAGGGAACGGCCGGTTCCGTCGACCCCGAGGGAGAGGGGGTCGGCGACGCACCGGCGGCCAGCAGGACGACGGGCAAGGACGACACGGCAGGTACCTCCAGGTGCTGCGCGGTCCGTACCGGCGGGGCGGTCAAGGGGTTCACGGACTTTCAAGGTCACGAAAAGATCACCGGACGGACATGACCACCACACTAACGGGGCATTGTGTGTGACCCCTCCGGATCCGCCAAGGAGAGGCACAGGAGAGACCGGGCTCACCCTGGCTTGAACAGGGCGTGCGCCTGGGGATGTATCGGGTGTGGTCGAAAACACTCCCAGCCCGTTACCGGGACATGGTGGCGCGTTCACCAGGCATGAGGGGAGACTGACTGCAGATCGTCCCGGCGCGAGCCACGCGCCGCCGACGCCCAAGGAGGCCCCCGTGCCGCATGTCCTGGTCCTCAACGCGTCGTACGAGCCGCTCGGCGTCGTACCGCTCCGCCGCGCGCTCGTCCTCGTACTGGAGAACAAGGCAGTCGCCTTGGAGGAATCTGGCGCCTATATGCACAGCGCGACCGTCACAGTCCCCGCACCCAGCGTGGTCCGGCTCAAGCGATTCGTACGGGTTCCCTACCGGGGGCCCGTTCCTCTCACCCGCCGTGCGCTCTTCGCCCGCGACGGGGGCCGGTGCATGTACTGCGGTGGCGTCGCAACCAGCGTCGACCACGTCATCCCGCGCAGTCGCGGGGGCAAACACGTCTGGGACAACGTGGTGGCGTCCTGCCGCCGCTGCAATCACGTCAAGGCCGACCGCCACCTCGTCGAGCTGGGCTGGCGACTGCGGCACAAACCGGCTCCGCCCACCGGACTGGCCTGGCGCATCATCGGCACCGGGCATAGGGACCCGCGCTGGCTGCCCTACTTGCAGCCGTACGGCGCGGACGATGCCATGGCCCGGATCGACGGCATCTCAGCCTGACGATCCGGGCCTCTGCGTACGCCCTCACCGTGCTGGGCCGCATGTCGTGGACATGTGGCCCGGACGGCCCCCCGACGGTGCCCACGCGAGGTCAGGCGGCGACGCCGCGGCTTCTCAGCAGTGCGGTGTACGCCGCCTCGGCCGCGCGTCCTTCGACGGTTCCGGGCGGGGTGTGGGTCAGGAACGCGTCGGTGTTCCCGTGGTGCAGGATCGCACCCCCGTGCATGACCGTGACGTGGTCCGCCTCTTCCGCGAGGTCGGCGACGTCGTGCGTGGACAGCAGAACCCGTACGTCGCCGGTGAGTCCGCGCAGGATGTCGCGGAAGACCCGGCGCTGGTACGGGTCCATCCCGGCGGTGGGCTCGTCGAGCAGCAGGACCCGGGCTCCGTGCACGAGCGCCCCCGCGACACCGACGCGCCTCAGCTGGCCGCCGGAGAGCCGGCTCGTACGGGCGTCGGACTTGTCGGCCAGATCCACGCGCGACAGGGCCTTGCGGGCCTGCTTCCAGGCGTCGGCGCGGTTCATGCCCTTGAGCCAGCCGATGTAGGCCACGTACTCACGCGCGGTGAGCGTGGGCACGGGCACGATGTCCTGCGGCATCCAGGCCACGGCCCGCCGGTACGCCGCTGTGCCCGCCGGCGCGCTGTCCAGGGCCACCTGCCCCTTCTGCGGCCGGGTCACCGAGGCCGCGAGCTTCAGCAGCGTGGACTTGCCGGCACCGTTGGGGCCGAGCAGCACCGTGAGGCCTTCCGGCAGGGCGTAGGAGAAGTCCCGCAGGACCGGCTGCCTCCAGCGCCGGTAGCCGTAGGTGCAATTGGCGAGTGTGAGTGTCACGCTGTTTTCCTCGACGAGCGGATCTGGGCGGCGAGGCCGACGGCGAACACCACCAGTGAGGCGCCTGCCGCGAACGGGTCGTCCGCGGGCAGCGCGATGACGGTCCAGACGTGCGGGACGTTCCCGCGGAACCCGACGACCACGACGGTGACCAGCCAACCCACGGGGAACATCACCGCCGCCTGGCCGGCCCATGCCCGCCCGAGCAGCATCAGGCCGGTCAGGAACAGGGCGTTGCGGCCCCCGGTCATGGCAGCGGCCGCTCCCTGCACGGCGGCGACGGCACCGCTGCACAGCACCGCCGCGGCCATGACCGCGATCACGAGCGTGTTGTCGAGCAGGGTCGTGGAGCGCACACCGGAGGTCTCGGCCGCGGGAAGCCGTGATTCCAGCATCGCCATCAGGAAGGCGAGCAGCGGCACGGGGACGAACAGGGACAGCGCGACCCGGGGGCTGCCGACGATCGACGGCAGCAGCACCGTGGTGTCCTGCACCGCGTACAGGGCGGCGGCGAAGACGGCCAGGGAGAGCGGCAGCAGCGTGTGCCCCTTGCGGGCCTTGAACCACCACCTCACGACGTCTTCGCCTCGCATGTGTCGAGCGTCCGCCTGATCCACTCGGCCTGCTCGGCCCGCGGCTCGGCCAGCACGCGGTCGACATCCGCCCGGACCTGCTTCTCCACCTGCCGGGCCACGGGGTCCAGGCCCTCCTGCACCCGGCGCATCTCGTACGCCTTCTCCTGGCCGGTCCTCGCGGCTCCCCACAACCAGGCGGTGTGGGCGGTGCGGACGTCGACCTGCTTGCAGCGGAAATGCAGGGCACGGACCACGACCTGGTACACGGCATCACCCCGCGGCACCGGACGGGTCAGCATCATGCGCCACACCGCGTCCGTGGACGGCTTCTGCCGGCGTCCGTCGACGTAGGCGTCGGTGATCAGACGGGGCCGCGCCGAGGTCGCCCCGGCTGCCCGCAGCTCCGTCAGGGCTTTCGCGGTGTCGCGCTGGACCTGGGGCAGATACGGCGCGTTGAACTCCGGTACACACATGCGCGGCGCGCTGCCCGCGCACGTCATCGCCACGTTCCCGGTGGTGAGGGGCGGCGTCGCCGGCCAGTCGGCGGACATGCGGTAGGCCCCGAGGGCACCGCCCACGGCGACCACGGCCGCGAGCGCGATCCGCAGCACCCGCCATCCGTAGGGCAGCCAGAGGATGATCAGCCCGACGGCTGTGCCGCCGGCCAGCAGCACGGGCACTGCCACCGTGACGAAGTCGGGCACCTCTCCGAAACCGAAGGTGCCGAACTGCCCGGAGACATGGCGAGGCCAGTAGGGCAGTACCGACCTGGTGAAGGCGACGGCGATCCAGTCGGCCACGGCCAGGATCGGCGTGGCGATGATCCGGGGGACCCAGCAGCCGACGGCGAATCCGAGGACGGCGTGCGCGACGCACAACACCATCGCGGCGAGGGGCAGCCGCAGGCTGTCGAGGCTGGGCATCGTCGCCGACCGCGCGAGGGAGACCGCCGCGGGGAGCAGCAGAACCAGCCACGCGAGCACGATCACCGGAGCGAGGGCATTCGCCGCGATCCGGTAGCGCGACCGGGCCGGTGCCAGCGCCCATACCCGTGCGCTTTTCAAGCGGCCGCTCTCCCAGCAGGCCAGTGCGGCGGCCACCGCGTAGGCCAGTGCATAAAGAGTCTTCAGCGGCTCTGCGACAATGGTCGGCGCGTAATGGTAATAACTTGAAAGGGGGGCCGTTTCACCGACGACATAGTAAAGAGCTGTCAATAGGAGAACGGGCAGTGCGGCCCACCGTACGCTTCCGCTGCGCAGGGCGGTGCTGAAATTCATCGAGTCTCACCGAGCCACTTGTCGGCCGAGGAGAGATGCCCTCGACGGGGCATCCCTCCGGGTTGCATCGTCAGTCGGCCTTCGTGGTGTCCACCGAAACCGAGCGCACGCTCAGCTGCGGGCCGAAGGTGGAGCCCCCGATCTTCATGATCTGGAAGTAGTAGTCCCGCATGCCGGACGGCAGGTCGGTCCACTCACCGTTGCTGGTGCCGCCGCTGAAGCAGGCGGTGAACGTCTTGTTGTCGTAGGACTCGTCGGGCTGGAACGCGATGTCGTTCCATATCTGCACGTCAGTGCTCTTCGAGCCGTCGGTGGTGCAGCCGGTGAAGAGGACTTGCGAGTACAGCTCGTCCGACCAGCGCCGGGACTCGAAGCCCACGCTGGCGCCGGTGATGGAGCTGCTCCAGTTGGCCTCGGCGATGGGAGCCAGGGCGAGAGTGATCATCGCCGTCATGCCGGTGACCATGGAAATACGCGCGCTGCGCTTCATTTTTTCCGTTCCTTCTCTTTCGAAGCACGGGGCAGGCGCTCGTGAAGACAGGAAAACACACCCCCCACACCCCCCATCCCCCGTGCGGTTAAGGGCTCTTGACCCGCGACGGAAAGGTATCGACTCCTTCCACGGAAGGTCAAGTTTTCGTTTGCTCGACCGTCATGTTCTTTGTTTTTTGCGCGCGGCATTTTGCCTGTTTTGTTGTCAAGAGAGTGCATCAAGTTGACCCATATTGCCCTTGATAACCAAGGTGTGCGGACGCCGTCGCGGGGTAGGCCTGCCGTAACCCGTTCAAAGCCCCACCATCCGACCGGCCTGCCGAACACGAAGGAGACCCCCGTGCCCGCACCGGCCCGACTGACGCTCCCGGCCCAGTGGAAACCCCTGGCGGAGCCCGCCGCCGCGACCGGCGAGGCGCCCGCGTGCGTCTTCAGCTCGGAGAGCACCTGCGCCCAGGCACCGCTCACCAGCGAACCGCCGCTGCCCGACGCCGAGCCCCTGACCAGCGAACCCCCGCTCGCCGAGACCGCCCCGCTGACCAGCGAGTCCGACCCCGTCCCGGACTCCTTCGGCCCGGGGCTGTAGATGACCGAGGCGCACGACGAGCCTGCCGAGCCGCAGCTGGCCCGGCTCGCCGAGCTGCACGGGGTCGCGGTCTCCTACAGCCCCGCCCCCGGTCGTACCGTCCCGATCCCCGCTTCCGCCGTGGCCGCCGCGCTGGCCGCCCTCGGCGCCGACATCGGCGCGGGCGCCCCGGACGTCGTACGCACCGCCCTCGCCGCCCGGGAACGCGAGCTGCGCGAGCGCCTGCTGCCACCCACGCTGGTCCACTGGACCGGCGCCCCGCCACCCGCCGCCCTCGCCGCACTGCCCGCCGGCACCCGGCTCACCGTCGAGACCGAGCAGGGGGAGGAGCGCGAGTGGGACGGGGTCGGTGAACTCCCGCTCGGCGTCCACCGGTTGACCGCCCTCGCCCCCGACGGACGTACCGGCCGCGTCCACCTCGTCGTCGCCCCCGACCGGCTGCCCACCCCGGCCGGCCGCTCCCACGGCCTCCTCGTCCAGATGTACTCCCTACTCTCGCGCCGCTCCTGGGGCATGGGCGACCTCGGTGACCTGGCCGAGCTGGCCGGCTGGGCCGGGCGGACCGCCGGCGCCGGATTCGTGCAGGTCAACCCGTTGCACGCGGCCGTACCGGGCGCCCCCACCGACCCCTCCCCGTACCGCCCCTCCTCCCGCCGCTTCCCCGACCCCGTGCACCTGCGGATCGAGGACATCCCCGAGTACGCGTACGTCGAGAACGCCGCGGACCGCGAGCGGCTGACCGGGCTGCTGGAGCGGGCCGGACGGCTGCGCGCCGCCGTGCTCGACAAGGGCGCCCTCATCGACCGGGACGCCGTGTGGGAACTGAAGCGCGAGGCCCTGGAAGCGGTGGTGGCCGTCCCGCTCGGCCCCGGCCGCCAGGCCGCCTACGACGCCTTCCGCGCCGCCCACGGCCAGGCCCTCACCGACCACGCCACCTGGTACGCCCTCGCCGAGATCCACGGCTCCGACTGGCACGCCTGGCCGGACGGGCTGCGCGACCCCCGCTCGGCCGCGACCGCTCGGGCCCGCGCGGACCTCGCCGACCGGGTCGAGTTCCACACCCGCCTCGCCTGGCTCACCGACGGCCAGCTGCGCACCGCCCAGCGGGTCGCGGCGGAGGCCGGGATGGCGGTCGGGATCGTGCACGACCTCGCCGTCGGCGTGCATCCGCAGGGCGCCGACGCCTGGGCGCAGCAGGACGTCTTCGCCGCCGGCATGTCCGTCGGCGCCCCGCCCGACGCCTTCAACGCCCGCGGCCAGGACTGGGGCCTGCCGCCCTGGCGCCCCGACCGGCTCGCCGCCACCGGCCACGCCCCCTACCGCGAACTGCTGCGCGCCCTCTTCCGCTACGCCGGCGCCCTGCGCATCGACCACGTCATGGGCCTGTTCCGGCTGTGGTGGGTGCCCCGGGGCAGCGCGCCCACGGAGGGCACGTACGTCCGTTACGACGCCGACGCCATGCTCGCGATCCTCGCCCTGGAGGCCGACCGTGCCGGGGCCGTCGTCATCGGCGAGGACCTGGGCACCGTCGAGCCGGGCGTGCGCGAGACCCTGCAGCGGCGCGGGGTGCTCGGCACCTCGGTGCTGTGGTTCGAACGGGACTGGGAGGGCGACGGCCGCCCGCTGCCGCCCGAGCGCTGGCGCGCCGACTGCCTGGCCACCGCCACCACCCATGACCTCCCGCCCACCGCCGCCCGCCTCACCGGCGAACACGTCGGCCTGCGCGACCGCCTGGGCCTGCTCGCCCGCCCGGCCGCCGAGGAGCGGGCGGAGGCCGACGCCGACACCGCCGAGTGGCTCGCCCTGCTCGGCAGCCTCGGTCTGCTGGACCGGCCGGCGGCCGGACCGCCCGGCTCCGACGAGGAGGAGGAGATCCGCGCAGTCCACCGCTTCCTGCTGCGTACCCCGGCCCGGCTGATCGGGATCTGGCTCCCGGACGGCGTCGGCGACCGCCGCCCGCAGAACCTGCCGGGCACCTGGGACCAGTACCCGAACTGGCGGCAGCCGATCGCGGACAGCGAGGGCCGCCCGGTGCCGCTGGAGGACCTGACGGCCGCCCCCCGAATGCGCGCGTTGCTCTCCGTTTTCGCGCAGGTCAGGGACGGGTGAGCGGGGCGTATGGGACCCCGGGCGCGCGGCCGTCCGGGTGGTTCGCTAACTTGAGATCGTGGACAAGAAGAACGCCC encodes:
- a CDS encoding ATP-binding cassette domain-containing protein, with translation MTLTLANCTYGYRRWRQPVLRDFSYALPEGLTVLLGPNGAGKSTLLKLAASVTRPQKGQVALDSAPAGTAAYRRAVAWMPQDIVPVPTLTAREYVAYIGWLKGMNRADAWKQARKALSRVDLADKSDARTSRLSGGQLRRVGVAGALVHGARVLLLDEPTAGMDPYQRRVFRDILRGLTGDVRVLLSTHDVADLAEEADHVTVMHGGAILHHGNTDAFLTHTPPGTVEGRAAEAAYTALLRSRGVAA
- the malQ gene encoding 4-alpha-glucanotransferase; the protein is MTEAHDEPAEPQLARLAELHGVAVSYSPAPGRTVPIPASAVAAALAALGADIGAGAPDVVRTALAARERELRERLLPPTLVHWTGAPPPAALAALPAGTRLTVETEQGEEREWDGVGELPLGVHRLTALAPDGRTGRVHLVVAPDRLPTPAGRSHGLLVQMYSLLSRRSWGMGDLGDLAELAGWAGRTAGAGFVQVNPLHAAVPGAPTDPSPYRPSSRRFPDPVHLRIEDIPEYAYVENAADRERLTGLLERAGRLRAAVLDKGALIDRDAVWELKREALEAVVAVPLGPGRQAAYDAFRAAHGQALTDHATWYALAEIHGSDWHAWPDGLRDPRSAATARARADLADRVEFHTRLAWLTDGQLRTAQRVAAEAGMAVGIVHDLAVGVHPQGADAWAQQDVFAAGMSVGAPPDAFNARGQDWGLPPWRPDRLAATGHAPYRELLRALFRYAGALRIDHVMGLFRLWWVPRGSAPTEGTYVRYDADAMLAILALEADRAGAVVIGEDLGTVEPGVRETLQRRGVLGTSVLWFERDWEGDGRPLPPERWRADCLATATTHDLPPTAARLTGEHVGLRDRLGLLARPAAEERAEADADTAEWLALLGSLGLLDRPAAGPPGSDEEEEIRAVHRFLLRTPARLIGIWLPDGVGDRRPQNLPGTWDQYPNWRQPIADSEGRPVPLEDLTAAPRMRALLSVFAQVRDG